DNA from Petropleomorpha daqingensis:
CGCTGCCCTCGATCCTCCCAGCCGCCGGGGACATGTCCGGGAAGCATCCCCAGGGAGCCGTTGTTCTTCCCCGTTCGGGTACCTCGTGCACAACCCGAGGTAGACCCGTGACGAACCAATCAGGGAGGATCCCCACCGATGTCTGCCGCCGTGTCCGCCGTGACGATGTACACCACCACCTGGTGCGGTTACTGCGTCCGCCTCAAGAAGCTCATGCAGCGCGAGGGCATCGACTACGCCGAGGTCGACATCGAGGTCGACGAGTCGGCGGCGGACGTCGTCATGGCGGCCAACGGCGGCAACCGGACGGTGCCTACTCTTGTCTTCGCCGACGGCACCGCCCTGACCAACCCGAGCATCGACCAGGTCAAGGCTGCTCTCTCACAGTCATCGAGGTTGAACGGCGCGTGATCCCTGGACCGCGGCCCCCGAAGGGGCAAGATCGCCCCGGAGCGGGCCGCGACCGCGGCCACGCCCATGTCCGGCCGTTGCGGCCGGGCCACACGGTGGAGGGCCCCGGGGTGAACGCGCGGAGCGAGCGGACCGGCGTGGCCGGCTGCCCGGACTCCGTGACCCTTCCGCTGCTCCCCGACTCGCCGCCGGTCGCGCTGGTGCGCACCGCGCGCGGCTGGTCGGTGGTGTGCCCGGCCGGCGGTGAGCCGGTCGAGGGGCTGCTCGAGGGGCTGACCCTCGCCGACGTGATCGCCGACGAGCTCGGGCAGCAGCTCGAGCCCGACCGCACCGCCCGGCGCTCCGCCCGCGGTCCCGCGCCCACCGAGGCGGAGGACCCGCGCGACGCGCGCATCGCCGCGCTCGAGCGCACCGTCGCCCAGCTGGAGCACGCCCTCGCCGCCCGCGTCTCCACCGAGCGGGCCATCGGCGTGCTCGCCGAGCGCGAGGGGTGCAGCCCCCGGGAGGCGTTCGAAGGGCTGCGCCAGCAGGCGCGCTCGTCGGGCCGCCCGGTGGTCGAGCTCGCCCGCGAGGTGCTCGACTCGCTGCCCGACGCCCCGGTCGCGATCGCCCCGGTGCCCGACGCCGAGCCGGCCGCGGCCGGACCCGCGCCGGCACCGCGGCCGCGCGCACCGCTCGCGCGCCGCGCGGAGCACCCGCGTACCCGGTTCGGTGCCGCACCCGGCGCCACCGGGGAAGCTCTCTCCTGAGCGCTCCGCAGCCGCTCAGCCCGGCCGCCCTGGCCGATCGCCTCGCCGCCGCGCTGGCCGACCTCGCGCCCGAGCCCGGTGCCACCGCGCTGCGCGTCGCCGTCGACGGCCCGCCGGCGGCCGCTCCCGAGGTGCTCGCGCAGGCCGTCGCCGCGCTGCTGCCGGCGCGCGGCCGGGCCGCCGTCGTCGTCCCCGCGTCCGGCTTCTACCGGCCGGCGTCCCTGCGGCTGGAGCACGGGCGCACCGACCCCGACGCGCGCTACACCGACTGGCTCGACGCCGGGGCGCTGGCCCGCGAGGTGCTCGACCCGCTCGGCCCCGGCGGCAGCGGCGAGTACCTGCCGGTCCTGTGGGACGTCGACCGCGACCGCGCCGCCCGCGCCGACCGGCAGCCGATGCCCCCGGACGGCGTGCTGCTCGTCGCCGGGGCGCTGCTGCAGGGGCTGGGGCTCGCCTTCGACGTCGTCGTCCACCTGCGGATGAGCCCGGCCGCGCGCCGCCGCCGCACCCCGGACGGCGACGCGTGGGAACTGCCCGCGTTCGACCGCTACGACGCCGAGGTCGACCCGGCGGCGCTGGCCGACGCCGTGGTGCTCGCCGACCACCCGGAGAAGCCTGCGCTGATCGTCGCCGGCCGACTGGCCTAGAGGTCGCCCTCGACCCAGCGGTCGATGATGTACCGGGCGATCGACACCGGCGGCGGCAGCGCCCGCGGCCCCGCGCCGGAGCGGAGCTCGTCGCGGGTGAACCAGCGGGCCTCCTCGATCTCGTCCTCGTCGAGGTGCAGCGTCGCGTCGCCGTCCACCCGGGCGGTGAAGCCGAGCATCAGCGACTGCGGGAACGGCCACGGCTGGCTGGCGACGTAGCGGACGTCGGTGACCCGCAGCCCAACCTCCTCGGCCACCTCGCGGGCGACCGCGCCCTCCGCCGACTCCCCCGGCTCGACGAACCCGGCGAGGATGGAGAACCGCCCCGGCGGCCACACCGCCTGCCGGCCGAGCACGCACCGGTCGCCGCCGTCGTGGACGAGCATGATCACGGCCGGGTCGGTGCGCGGGAAGATCTCGGCGCCGGTCTCCGGGTCGCGCTGCACCCAGCCGGCCTTCTCGATCGTGGTCGCGGCGCCGGACAGCGGGCTGAACCGGTTGCGCTCGTGCCACTCGAGGATGCCGATGGCCTGCGCGAGCAGCCCGGCGTCGAGGTCGCCGAGGTCGGCGCCGATCTCCCGCAGCCCGGTCCAGGTGTCCACGGGCCGGCCGTTCACGGTCAGCGCCCGCTCGCCGCGCTGCGCGGCGTAGGAGACGCCGTCGGACTCGCCGAGGTAGACCGCGCCGAGGGGCAGCTCGGGCTGCTCGTCCCACACCAGCTCCGGGCCGTTCGGGCCCTCGTGCACGGGAACGGCGCGCTTGTCGTCGACGGTGAGCACGCGGACCGACCGGCCCCGGGCGGGGTCGTCGAGGTCGCGCCACCGGTGCCCGCGGTCGTGCCCCGAGCGGGACAGGATCGGGATCGCGCCGGTGGTGGCCCGGCTCGACTCCGGCCAGGCCGACTCGGTGACAGGGGTGACCGACGGCGGCGGGTTGTCGGCCGGTGTGCTGCCCGGGACCGTCATTCCTCCACCTCGCCGGCGGCGACCTCGACCGGCCCGAGCGCGCGCAGCGGCTCGGTGATCACGTCGGCGTCCCCGACGACCACCGCGGTCAGCCCCGAGGGCGCGAGGTAGCGGCGGGCGACGTCCTGCACCTGCTCGACGGTGACCTCGGCCAGCGCGCGCTGGTGCTCGGCCAGCCAGTCGCTGGGCAGCCCGGCGCCGAGCAGCGCCGACAGCGTGCTGGCCAGCCCCGCGTGCGTGGCCGTCGACAGCGCCATGCTGCCGAGCACGTAGCGACGGGCGGCGTCCAGCTCGGCCTCCGTGACCGGGGTGAGCGCGATCCGCCCCAGCTCGTACTGCGTCTCGAGCAGGGCCGGTGCGGTCACCTCGGTGGCGACGTCGGCCTCCACCAGGAAGGACGACGACGCGACGAGGTGGTCCACCGAGCTGCGCGGGCTGTAGGTGTAGCCGCGGCGCTCGCGGATGTTCTCCACCAGCCGCGAGGAGAAGTAGCCGCCGAAGACCATGTTCGCCAGCCGCACCGCCGGCAGGTCCGGGTCGGTGCGCCCGGGCGCCGGGCCGCCGAGGCGGATGTTCGACTGCACCGCGCCGCGGCGGTCGACGATCTCCAGGGCACCGGGGGCGATCGCCGGCACGTCCGGGGCGGTGACCGCCTCCCCCTCGCGCGACCACTCGGTCAGCGCCGACCCGGCGGCGTCGATCGCGGCCTGCGGATCGAGGTCACCCACGAGCACGAGCGTGCTGCCGGCCGGCACCAGCCGGTCGCGGTGCAGGGTCCGCAGCGCGGTGCTGCGGACCGCCAGGACCAGGTCGGGCGAGGGCAGCTGCAGGGCGTAGGGGTGGGCGCCGTAGCGGCGGGCGGCCAGCGCCGTCCGGGCGATGACGCCGGGCTGCGAGCGGGCGATGGAGATCCGCTCGGCCACCCGGGCGCGCTCCCCCTCGACCTGGTCGTTCGGGTACGCCGCGCTGGTCAGCAGCTCGGCCAGCACGCCGAGCACCGGCGCCAGCCCTTCGGGCAGCAGCGTCGTGGACAGCAGCAGGCGGTCGGGGTCGGCCGACACCGACAGCTCGGCGCCGTGCCCCTGCAGCAGCTGGGCGATCTCGGTCTGGTCGTGCGCGGCCGTGCCGAGCAGCACGGCCCCGGAGAGGACGGCGGTGCGGGCCGTGTGCGTGGCGGCGCTGCGGGCGCTGGTCGCCGCGAACGGCACCCGCAGCCGCAGCTCGACCAGCGGCACCCCGGGCCGGGGGACGACGACCACCCGCAGGCCGCTGGGCAGCACGGTCTCGGTGACCTCCGGGACCGGCTGCGGCCGGGGCTCGCCGAGCGGCGGGATCAGCGACAGGTCGAGGGCGGTGCTCACTTGGCACCCCCGGTCGCGCGCAGCTCGAGGACCGCCGCGGTGTCCGGATCGAGTCCCCGCGCCGCCGCCTGCACCTGCTCGGGGGTGACGGCAGCCAGCCGGGCGGCGAGCTCGCCGGCCAGTTCCGCGCGGCCGTGGATCAGCTCGGCGGCGGCGAAGCCGAGGGTGCGGCCGAGCACCGAGTCGGCCTGGCGCAGCAGCTGGGCCTCGGTGCGGGCCTGCACGCGGGCCAGTTCGTCGGCCGGGACGCCGTCCTGGGCCACCTTGGCGATCTCCTCGTGGACGGCGGCCAGCACCGTGTCCACCCCGACGGCGGCCGGGTGGTGCACCTGGGTGGTGAGCAGCGTGGCGTCGCGGACGTCGAACGGGTCGCCGAACAGCCCGACGTAGCTGCTCTGCGCGATCGCGATCCGGTCGTCGTGGATCAGGCGGCGCTCCAACCGCGAGGCGTCGCCCTCGCTGAGCAGCTCGGAGAGCAGCACGGTGCCCAGGTAGGTGTCGAGGTCACCGACCGGGTCCGGGACCCGCCAGCCGACCGCGACCGCGGGCGCCGGGGCGAGCCGGTCCTCGACCTCGCCGCGACGGGGGCCGGTCGGCGACGGCTCGCCGGTCGGCGGCAGCGGCGGCACCGGCCGGGCCGGCACGGGGCCGAACCAGCGGCGGACCAGCTCCTCGGTCTCGGCCACGTCGAGGTCACCGCCGATGCACAGGACGGCGTTGCCCGGGGCGTAGTACGTGGAGAAGAAGTCCGCGGCGTCGTCGACCGTCGAGGACTCCAGGTCGACGAACGAGCCGTAGCCGTCGTGGGTGTTGGCGAAGCTCTCGAACGCGATCTGCGGCAGCTGCAGCCACGGGAAGGCGCCGTAGGGCCGGTTGAGCACGTTGACCCGGATCTCCTCCTTGACCACGTCGATCTGGTTGCGGAGGTTCTCCTCGGTGATCGCCGGGGCGGCCATCCGGTCGGCCTCGAGGAACAGCGCGCGCTCGAGGGCCTCGGCGGGCAGCGCCTCGAAGTAGTTCGTGTAGTCCTGGTGGGTCGAGCCGTTGAACGTCCCCCCGGCCGCCTGGACCAGCCGCGCGTGCTCCATCTTCGGCACGTGCGCCGAGCCCTGGAACATCATGTGCTCGAAGAGGTGGGCGAAACCGGTGCGGCCCTCGGGCTCGTTGCGCATGCCGACGTCGTAGAAGACGCTGACCGCCACGACCGGCACACTGCGGTCGGGAGCGAGGACGACGCGCAACCCGTTGTCGAGCGAGAAGCGCTCCACCGGGTGCCGCAGAGTCAGTTCGGCCCCAGCTGCTGTCACGGCAGCGACACTAACCGCGCGGTGCGGTGCCCCGCCGTCCCGGTCTCCTGCGGACAGCGTTTGATCAGGTCACCTGATCGAAAGCTGTCCTCCTGCAGCAGCGTTGATGCGGGGGGACAGCATTTGATCAGGGAACCTGATCCACGCTCAGAGCACCTGGACGTTCTCGATGACCTGGTCGATGACGCCGTAGAGCTCGGCGTGCGTGTTCGGGATCGAGATGTAGAGCAGCGCCGGCGCGTGGCGACCGACGTCCACCAGCAGCAGCGCGGCTCGCTCGCCGGTG
Protein-coding regions in this window:
- a CDS encoding mycoredoxin; this translates as MSAAVSAVTMYTTTWCGYCVRLKKLMQREGIDYAEVDIEVDESAADVVMAANGGNRTVPTLVFADGTALTNPSIDQVKAALSQSSRLNGA
- a CDS encoding ANTAR domain-containing protein; protein product: MNARSERTGVAGCPDSVTLPLLPDSPPVALVRTARGWSVVCPAGGEPVEGLLEGLTLADVIADELGQQLEPDRTARRSARGPAPTEAEDPRDARIAALERTVAQLEHALAARVSTERAIGVLAEREGCSPREAFEGLRQQARSSGRPVVELAREVLDSLPDAPVAIAPVPDAEPAAAGPAPAPRPRAPLARRAEHPRTRFGAAPGATGEALS
- a CDS encoding uridine kinase → MLAQAVAALLPARGRAAVVVPASGFYRPASLRLEHGRTDPDARYTDWLDAGALAREVLDPLGPGGSGEYLPVLWDVDRDRAARADRQPMPPDGVLLVAGALLQGLGLAFDVVVHLRMSPAARRRRTPDGDAWELPAFDRYDAEVDPAALADAVVLADHPEKPALIVAGRLA
- the nudC gene encoding NAD(+) diphosphatase; translation: MTVPGSTPADNPPPSVTPVTESAWPESSRATTGAIPILSRSGHDRGHRWRDLDDPARGRSVRVLTVDDKRAVPVHEGPNGPELVWDEQPELPLGAVYLGESDGVSYAAQRGERALTVNGRPVDTWTGLREIGADLGDLDAGLLAQAIGILEWHERNRFSPLSGAATTIEKAGWVQRDPETGAEIFPRTDPAVIMLVHDGGDRCVLGRQAVWPPGRFSILAGFVEPGESAEGAVAREVAEEVGLRVTDVRYVASQPWPFPQSLMLGFTARVDGDATLHLDEDEIEEARWFTRDELRSGAGPRALPPPVSIARYIIDRWVEGDL
- a CDS encoding M16 family metallopeptidase, producing MSTALDLSLIPPLGEPRPQPVPEVTETVLPSGLRVVVVPRPGVPLVELRLRVPFAATSARSAATHTARTAVLSGAVLLGTAAHDQTEIAQLLQGHGAELSVSADPDRLLLSTTLLPEGLAPVLGVLAELLTSAAYPNDQVEGERARVAERISIARSQPGVIARTALAARRYGAHPYALQLPSPDLVLAVRSTALRTLHRDRLVPAGSTLVLVGDLDPQAAIDAAGSALTEWSREGEAVTAPDVPAIAPGALEIVDRRGAVQSNIRLGGPAPGRTDPDLPAVRLANMVFGGYFSSRLVENIRERRGYTYSPRSSVDHLVASSSFLVEADVATEVTAPALLETQYELGRIALTPVTEAELDAARRYVLGSMALSTATHAGLASTLSALLGAGLPSDWLAEHQRALAEVTVEQVQDVARRYLAPSGLTAVVVGDADVITEPLRALGPVEVAAGEVEE
- a CDS encoding M16 family metallopeptidase, with the translated sequence MTAAGAELTLRHPVERFSLDNGLRVVLAPDRSVPVVAVSVFYDVGMRNEPEGRTGFAHLFEHMMFQGSAHVPKMEHARLVQAAGGTFNGSTHQDYTNYFEALPAEALERALFLEADRMAAPAITEENLRNQIDVVKEEIRVNVLNRPYGAFPWLQLPQIAFESFANTHDGYGSFVDLESSTVDDAADFFSTYYAPGNAVLCIGGDLDVAETEELVRRWFGPVPARPVPPLPPTGEPSPTGPRRGEVEDRLAPAPAVAVGWRVPDPVGDLDTYLGTVLLSELLSEGDASRLERRLIHDDRIAIAQSSYVGLFGDPFDVRDATLLTTQVHHPAAVGVDTVLAAVHEEIAKVAQDGVPADELARVQARTEAQLLRQADSVLGRTLGFAAAELIHGRAELAGELAARLAAVTPEQVQAAARGLDPDTAAVLELRATGGAK